In Gammaproteobacteria bacterium, the DNA window CGAAACCGTGAAGTTGGTGGAATAGGGGGTTGCATTATCCTGCACCATGAGCGGCAGACGCAGTTGTTGGCAGCGTTCGCGAGTCAAGGTCAGACAAATCAGGCCACGCCCGTAGCGGGCCATGAAGTTGATATCTTCCGGGCGCACCAGCGAAGCGGCCATTAGCAGATCGCCTTCATTTTCCCGGTCTTCATCGTCCATGATGATGACCATGTGACCCTGTCGCAGGTCGGTAAGAATGTCGTCAATGCGATTTAATGCCATGTGTTTATTTCCAGAAGCCGTGTTCGCGCAGCAGCGCCTCGGTCAGACCGCTGCCGCCAGGTTGCGCGGCGCGTTCGCCCAGCAGCAGGCGCTCCAGGTAGCGGGCAATCAAATCCACTTCCAGATTGACCCGCCGACCGACTTTGAAATCGGCGAGCGTGGTTTCCACCAGCGTATGCGGGACAATATTAAGTTCGAACGCCGCGCCATCGACCTGGTTAACGGTCAGGCTGACTCCGTCCACACAAATGGAGCCTTTCTCTGCAATGTAGCGGGCCAGCGCATCCGGCGCTTGAATGCGCAACCGCCAGGAGCGACCGTCGGAACGCCACTCGGTGACGGCGCCGACGCCGTCGACATGGCCGCTGACCAGATGACCGCCAAGCCGGGTTGTCGGCGTCAGGGCTTTTTCCAGGTTGACCCGGGTTCCCGGCGTTACCTCGCCGAGCGTGGTGCGCTCCAGGGTTTCGCGAGACATGTCAGCCCAGAAGCCGTCATTGGCCAAGTCGACAGCGGTCAAACAGACGCCGCTCACCGCGATGCTATCGCCGAGGTGGACGTCGCGTAAATCCAGTTTGCCGGTGGCGATGCGCAGACGAAAGTCGCCGCCTTGCGGCTGAATCGTTGTGATCGTCCCGACGGCGGTAATGATGCCGGTGAACATGGCGGGAATCCCGGAGAGTTTTAAGAGTAAATCTTTATAAAGCTTTATTCGATCTAATAATTGAGACAAAAATTCCCAGAATTTTTGCTATATTTGAAATGTGATATTTAAGCCTTGAAACCTCTAACTGACCGGCTTTAATGTTACCCGCCAATCCTTTCCAATGGCCCGCATCTCCAGTATCTCCAACTCGGTGCGCTGGCTCATCCGCGTCAATTCCGGTAATTGGAACAGGCCACGCGCCTTATTGCCGAGCAGCACCGGAGCTATATAGACCACCAGTTCGTCTACCAGATCGGCCTGCAACAGGGCGCCAGCCAGAGTTGGCCCGCATTCCACATGGATTTCATTGCATTCACGACCGGCCAGCTCCGTCATGATCGCCGGTAAATCCAGTTCCCATTCACAGTGTGGCGTTACCACAATTTCCGCGCCGGCGGCCCGCAGCGGCGCTTGGGCGACCGGATCAGCCACTCCAGTGAAAATCAGCACCGAACCCGGTAACCGCATGATTCGCGCGGTCGGGGGAGTGCGCAGTTCCGTATCGAGAATAACCCGCAATGGCTGGCGCGACGTTCCCGGCAGGCGGACATTAAGACTGGGATCGTCCGCCAGTACTGTGCCAATTCCGGTCAGAATCGCCGAACTGCGTGCGCGAAGTCTTTGCACATCCTGTCGCGCCGCCTCGCCTGTCAGCCATTGACTCTCGCCTGAAGCCAGGGCAGTGCGTCCATCCAGGCTCATCGCCAGTTTGACCCGGATAAACGGCAGACCCTGCGTCATCCGCTGAACGAACCCCAGGTTTAACGCCTGAGCTTCCGCTTCCAGCAGCCCGCATTCCACGGTCATGCCAGCCTCGCGTAATTGCGTCAATCCTCGTCCGGCAACCTGTGGATTCGGATCAGGCATCGCCGCAACCATACGTGTGACGCCGGCGTTCAGCAGCGCATCGGTGCAAGGCGGGGTGCGGCCGTGATGGCAGCAGGGTTCCAGGGTTACATAAGCTGTCGCGCCGCGCGCCCGATCGCCCGCCATTTCCAGT includes these proteins:
- a CDS encoding riboflavin synthase; this encodes MFTGIITAVGTITTIQPQGGDFRLRIATGKLDLRDVHLGDSIAVSGVCLTAVDLANDGFWADMSRETLERTTLGEVTPGTRVNLEKALTPTTRLGGHLVSGHVDGVGAVTEWRSDGRSWRLRIQAPDALARYIAEKGSICVDGVSLTVNQVDGAAFELNIVPHTLVETTLADFKVGRRVNLEVDLIARYLERLLLGERAAQPGGSGLTEALLREHGFWK
- the ribD gene encoding bifunctional diaminohydroxyphosphoribosylaminopyrimidine deaminase/5-amino-6-(5-phosphoribosylamino)uracil reductase RibD, which produces MARALMLARRGLYSADPNPRVGCVLVRAGEIVGEGWHERAGEPHAEVNALEMAGDRARGATAYVTLEPCCHHGRTPPCTDALLNAGVTRMVAAMPDPNPQVAGRGLTQLREAGMTVECGLLEAEAQALNLGFVQRMTQGLPFIRVKLAMSLDGRTALASGESQWLTGEAARQDVQRLRARSSAILTGIGTVLADDPSLNVRLPGTSRQPLRVILDTELRTPPTARIMRLPGSVLIFTGVADPVAQAPLRAAGAEIVVTPHCEWELDLPAIMTELAGRECNEIHVECGPTLAGALLQADLVDELVVYIAPVLLGNKARGLFQLPELTRMSQRTELEILEMRAIGKDWRVTLKPVS